A section of the Centropristis striata isolate RG_2023a ecotype Rhode Island chromosome 7, C.striata_1.0, whole genome shotgun sequence genome encodes:
- the egr3 gene encoding early growth response protein 3 isoform X1, which translates to MTGKLAEKLPLTMSSLINTIPDSLYPEEDIPTSMNIFTSTESINHYSQMNTDNIMDLGMGSEKAAAEIQYGSSFQSNRSGQTVTYLGKFAFDTPPSGGIGGSGWCSDNNIISLVSAGILGVSPSPGTVTTQTSSSAASMGGQTSDMEQVYGPPLPAYSTCSDLYQDQVSFHHSPATSTALAYPGNDYHSTSKASMDGSLFSMIPDYNLFHHQGEVGVMEHKPFQTMDPIRVNPPPITPLETIRAFKDKQQIHPGFIGGQQHPPQHHPPPQTLTLKPIRPRKYPNRPSKTPVHERPHACPAENCDRRFSRSDELTRHLRIHTGHKPFQCRICMRSFSRSDHLTTHIRTHTGEKPFSCEFCGRKFARSDERKRHAKVHLKQKDKKPADKSSGAAGSHSSPPSSCGGPTVGTS; encoded by the exons ATGACAGGGAAACTAGCGGAGAAGCTCCCTCTGACGATGAGCAGTTTAATAAACACGATCCCTGACAGTCTCTACCCCGAAGAGGACATCCCGACGTCTATGAATATTTTCACCAGTACGGAATCTATTAACCActattcacaaatgaacacag ATAATATCATGGATCTGGGCATGGGAAGCGAGAAAGCAGCCGCAGAGATTCAGTATGGATCCAGCTTCCAGTCCAACCGCAGTGGGCAGACCGTCACTTATCTGGGGAAGTTTGCCTTCGACACTCCTCCGTCAGGTGGCATTGGTGGCTCCGGCTGGTGCTCTGATAACAATATTATCAGTCTTGTCAGCGCGGGGATCCTGGGCGTCTCTCCATCACCCGGCACGGTAACGACGCAGACATCGTCCTCCGCAGCCAGCATGGGCGGACAGACGTCAGATATGGAGCAGGTATATGGTCCGCCACTGCCTGCCTATTCCACCTGCAGTGACCTGTACCAGGACCAGGTCTCCTTCCACCACAGTCCTGCCACCAGCACAGCTCTAGCCTACCCCGGCAATGACTATCACTCCACATCCAAAGCCTCCATGGATGGCAGCCTTTTCTCCATGATCCCTGACTACAACCTTTTCCACCATCAAGGGGAGGTCGGCGTGATGGAGCACAAGCCCTTCCAGACCATGGACCCCATCCGAGTCAACCCTCCACCCATCACACCCCTGGAGACCATCAGGGCGTTCAAAGACAAGCAGCAGATTCACCCAGGTTTTATCGGCGGGCAGCAGCACCCTCCTCAGCACCACCCGCCGCCACAGACTCTCACCCTCAAACCCATCCGACCACGGAAGTACCCCAACCGTCCCAGCAAAACCCCCGTCCACGAACGGCCGCACGCCTGTCCGGCGGAGAACTGTGACAGACGCTTCTCACGCTCAGACGAGCTCACACGTCACCTTCGCATCCACACGGGTCACAAACCCTTCCAGTGCCGAATATGCATGCGCTCCTTCAGCCGGAGCGACCACCTGACCACACACatccgcacacacacaggcgagAAACCCTTCTCCTGTGAGTTCTGTGGACGCAAGTTTGCCAGAAGTGACGAGCGAAAGAGACACGCAAAGGTTCACCTGAAACAGAAGGACAAGAAGCCTGCTGACAAGAGCAGTGGGGCAGCTGGGAGCCACAGCTCGCCACCCAGCTCCTGTGGGGGGCCGACAGTGGGAACGTCATGA
- the egr3 gene encoding early growth response protein 3 isoform X2 translates to MDLGMGSEKAAAEIQYGSSFQSNRSGQTVTYLGKFAFDTPPSGGIGGSGWCSDNNIISLVSAGILGVSPSPGTVTTQTSSSAASMGGQTSDMEQVYGPPLPAYSTCSDLYQDQVSFHHSPATSTALAYPGNDYHSTSKASMDGSLFSMIPDYNLFHHQGEVGVMEHKPFQTMDPIRVNPPPITPLETIRAFKDKQQIHPGFIGGQQHPPQHHPPPQTLTLKPIRPRKYPNRPSKTPVHERPHACPAENCDRRFSRSDELTRHLRIHTGHKPFQCRICMRSFSRSDHLTTHIRTHTGEKPFSCEFCGRKFARSDERKRHAKVHLKQKDKKPADKSSGAAGSHSSPPSSCGGPTVGTS, encoded by the coding sequence ATGGATCTGGGCATGGGAAGCGAGAAAGCAGCCGCAGAGATTCAGTATGGATCCAGCTTCCAGTCCAACCGCAGTGGGCAGACCGTCACTTATCTGGGGAAGTTTGCCTTCGACACTCCTCCGTCAGGTGGCATTGGTGGCTCCGGCTGGTGCTCTGATAACAATATTATCAGTCTTGTCAGCGCGGGGATCCTGGGCGTCTCTCCATCACCCGGCACGGTAACGACGCAGACATCGTCCTCCGCAGCCAGCATGGGCGGACAGACGTCAGATATGGAGCAGGTATATGGTCCGCCACTGCCTGCCTATTCCACCTGCAGTGACCTGTACCAGGACCAGGTCTCCTTCCACCACAGTCCTGCCACCAGCACAGCTCTAGCCTACCCCGGCAATGACTATCACTCCACATCCAAAGCCTCCATGGATGGCAGCCTTTTCTCCATGATCCCTGACTACAACCTTTTCCACCATCAAGGGGAGGTCGGCGTGATGGAGCACAAGCCCTTCCAGACCATGGACCCCATCCGAGTCAACCCTCCACCCATCACACCCCTGGAGACCATCAGGGCGTTCAAAGACAAGCAGCAGATTCACCCAGGTTTTATCGGCGGGCAGCAGCACCCTCCTCAGCACCACCCGCCGCCACAGACTCTCACCCTCAAACCCATCCGACCACGGAAGTACCCCAACCGTCCCAGCAAAACCCCCGTCCACGAACGGCCGCACGCCTGTCCGGCGGAGAACTGTGACAGACGCTTCTCACGCTCAGACGAGCTCACACGTCACCTTCGCATCCACACGGGTCACAAACCCTTCCAGTGCCGAATATGCATGCGCTCCTTCAGCCGGAGCGACCACCTGACCACACACatccgcacacacacaggcgagAAACCCTTCTCCTGTGAGTTCTGTGGACGCAAGTTTGCCAGAAGTGACGAGCGAAAGAGACACGCAAAGGTTCACCTGAAACAGAAGGACAAGAAGCCTGCTGACAAGAGCAGTGGGGCAGCTGGGAGCCACAGCTCGCCACCCAGCTCCTGTGGGGGGCCGACAGTGGGAACGTCATGA